One Hydrogenophaga crassostreae genomic region harbors:
- a CDS encoding alpha/beta hydrolase family protein yields the protein MPIGQHRYKILDHADNPRTGYQGTIYQRVDTGEIIVAHRGTEFDREALKDGLLADGGMVFNRSNLQVPDAIELTRKALHLANSQASDFNGHPPPVTVTGHSLGGTLAQVTAHHFDLKGETFNAYGAHSLGLRIPEGGNAVTNHVMAGDMVSAGSGHYGQVKVYAEPQEITGLATKGFDNTTHWSDRLRGYSPVNFATGTTPHNTLGAAISLADSHKMHHFVNTNSAGKPDHSVLNDSAAIERAQTNATAIDEYRGNVRSTRGSLTAVSRNPVETVIDSVNFIRGPLPPGEPARLEELENKRHSSAPARAGAGTLSPTSHSLLEASERHVRQVAEQHGLPWNTGLDNTAHAIAASARGQGMSDINLFRVADGQIRYGQLDGAMLKDGVLNARHAANQPMADSLERLGQLDQQQQQDQLATRHVSQSEVQQTHAHEPLMARTV from the coding sequence GTGCCTATAGGGCAACACCGATACAAAATACTTGATCACGCTGATAACCCGCGTACCGGCTACCAAGGCACGATCTACCAGCGGGTAGATACTGGCGAGATCATCGTTGCGCATCGAGGCACAGAGTTCGACCGAGAAGCCCTCAAGGATGGACTGCTGGCGGATGGTGGCATGGTCTTCAATCGATCAAATCTGCAAGTGCCCGATGCAATCGAGCTAACCAGAAAAGCCTTGCATTTGGCCAACTCGCAAGCTTCAGACTTCAACGGTCATCCACCCCCCGTCACTGTCACCGGCCATTCCCTCGGCGGCACCCTGGCCCAGGTCACCGCCCACCATTTCGACCTCAAAGGTGAAACCTTCAATGCCTACGGCGCCCACAGCCTGGGCCTGCGCATTCCGGAGGGCGGCAACGCGGTCACCAACCATGTGATGGCGGGCGACATGGTGAGCGCAGGCAGTGGGCACTACGGCCAGGTCAAGGTCTACGCTGAGCCTCAGGAGATCACGGGCCTCGCCACCAAAGGGTTCGACAACACTACCCACTGGAGCGACCGGCTGCGAGGCTACAGCCCCGTCAACTTCGCCACCGGTACCACACCCCACAATACCCTGGGCGCTGCCATCAGCCTGGCCGATAGCCACAAGATGCACCATTTTGTGAACACCAATAGCGCAGGCAAGCCAGACCACTCGGTGCTCAACGATTCCGCCGCCATCGAGCGCGCCCAAACCAACGCCACAGCCATTGACGAGTACCGAGGCAACGTCAGGAGCACCCGCGGTTCACTGACCGCTGTCAGCCGGAATCCGGTTGAAACCGTGATCGATAGCGTGAACTTCATTCGTGGCCCGCTGCCACCCGGCGAACCAGCACGCCTCGAAGAACTGGAAAACAAGCGCCACTCCTCGGCCCCGGCCCGCGCTGGTGCAGGAACGCTGTCGCCCACCTCCCATAGCCTGCTTGAAGCCAGCGAACGCCACGTGCGCCAAGTGGCAGAACAACACGGCCTGCCGTGGAACACCGGTCTCGACAACACCGCCCACGCCATTGCCGCCAGCGCCAGAGGGCAGGGCATGAGCGACATCAACCTGTTTCGGGTGGCTGACGGACAAATCCGCTACGGCCAACTCGACGGCGCCATGCTCAAAGACGGCGTGCTCAACGCCCGTCACGCCGCCAACCAGCCCATGGCCGATTCGCTGGAGCGTTTGGGGCAGCTCGACCAGCAGCAACAGCAAGATCAACTCGCGACAAGGCACGTTTCGCAGTCAGAAGTGCAGCAAACCCATGCGCACGAGCCCTTGATGGCTCGAACGGTTTGA